The following coding sequences lie in one Betaproteobacteria bacterium genomic window:
- a CDS encoding DUF58 domain-containing protein, giving the protein MPTRHTLFTEDFLRRLEHLNVVTRKPAAGHLRGSHRSRRTGTGMVFADYRQYSSGDDTRNLDWGIYMRLDRLILRLFEEEADLPVYVFIDSSASMAHGTPRKFDFARQIGAALAYLALLNYDRVSVVAWADGIAAELPARRGKTQVWPMFRFLEGIEPSSGTDLNSAARAYFGARRTRGLVIPISDFLEERRSSFAPCVQWLRQFRHEVVAFQVLPPEEMNPELPENIVLVDDETGDSLPLEVTPELMRDYRAALHAHCQSIETECRRQGWSYLLARTDAPFEDLMLTALRREGVLR; this is encoded by the coding sequence ATGCCCACCCGACACACTCTGTTCACCGAAGATTTCCTGCGCCGCCTGGAACATCTGAACGTCGTGACGCGCAAGCCTGCCGCGGGACACCTGCGCGGCTCCCACCGGTCGCGCCGGACCGGCACGGGCATGGTCTTCGCCGACTACCGCCAGTATTCGAGCGGCGACGACACCCGCAATCTGGACTGGGGCATCTACATGCGGCTCGACCGGCTCATCCTCCGGCTGTTCGAGGAGGAGGCCGACCTGCCGGTGTACGTGTTCATCGACTCCAGCGCCTCCATGGCGCACGGCACTCCGCGCAAGTTCGACTTCGCGCGGCAGATCGGCGCGGCGCTCGCGTACCTGGCCCTGCTCAACTACGACCGCGTGAGCGTCGTCGCGTGGGCCGACGGCATCGCAGCGGAGCTTCCGGCCCGCCGCGGCAAGACCCAGGTATGGCCCATGTTCCGCTTCCTCGAAGGCATCGAACCTTCGTCCGGCACGGACCTCAACAGCGCGGCCCGCGCGTACTTCGGCGCACGGCGCACCCGCGGGCTCGTGATCCCGATCAGCGATTTCCTGGAAGAAAGGCGGTCCTCGTTCGCGCCTTGCGTCCAGTGGCTGCGGCAGTTCCGGCACGAAGTCGTGGCGTTCCAGGTGCTGCCGCCCGAGGAGATGAATCCGGAACTGCCGGAGAACATCGTGCTGGTGGATGATGAGACCGGCGACAGCCTGCCGCTGGAGGTCACGCCCGAACTGATGCGGGACTATCGCGCGGCCCTGCACGCGCATTGCCAATCGATCGAGACGGAGTGCCGGCGCCAGGGCTGGTCGTACCTGCTGGCGCGCACCGATGCGCCGTTCGAGGATCTGATGCTCACGGCGCTGAGAAGAGAAGGCGTGCTGCGATGA